One stretch of Streptomyces sp. NBC_01363 DNA includes these proteins:
- a CDS encoding phosphatidylinositol-specific phospholipase C: MSPYTATRRNFLAGALAATATVLIGAGPAGAEARQVRTTQDWMGAIPDATALQRLTIPGSHDSGARYGGPWTECQNTTIAEQLNSGIRFLDVRCRITGGSFAIHHGASYQNLMFGDVLGACWDFLAAHPTEAVLMRVKQEYSEESDAAFRAVFDDYLDNRGWRPLFRIDSALPSLGEARGKVVLLADNGGLPGVRYADSELFDIQDDYMAEPFAKYPKIEAQFRKAAQQPGKLYMNYVSTAALMPPRWNADRLNPQVQSFLDGSEAAGWTGLGIVPLDFPATRSGLVESLIRHNPGV, encoded by the coding sequence ATGAGCCCGTACACCGCCACTCGCCGGAACTTCCTGGCCGGCGCACTCGCCGCCACCGCCACCGTCCTGATCGGCGCGGGCCCCGCCGGTGCCGAGGCCCGCCAAGTCCGCACCACCCAGGACTGGATGGGCGCCATCCCCGACGCCACCGCGCTGCAACGCCTCACGATCCCCGGCTCGCACGACTCCGGCGCCCGCTACGGCGGCCCGTGGACCGAGTGCCAGAACACCACGATCGCCGAGCAGTTGAACAGCGGCATCCGCTTCCTCGACGTGCGGTGCCGGATCACCGGTGGCTCGTTCGCGATCCACCACGGGGCCTCGTATCAGAATCTGATGTTCGGCGATGTGCTGGGTGCCTGCTGGGACTTCCTGGCGGCCCACCCCACCGAGGCCGTGCTGATGCGGGTCAAGCAGGAGTACTCGGAGGAGAGCGACGCGGCGTTCCGAGCGGTCTTCGACGACTACCTCGACAACCGGGGCTGGCGGCCGCTGTTCCGTATCGATTCGGCACTGCCCTCGCTGGGTGAGGCGCGGGGCAAGGTCGTGCTGCTGGCCGACAACGGTGGGCTGCCCGGTGTCCGGTACGCCGACTCGGAGCTCTTCGACATCCAGGACGACTACATGGCGGAGCCGTTCGCCAAGTACCCGAAGATCGAGGCCCAGTTCCGCAAGGCCGCCCAGCAGCCCGGGAAGCTGTACATGAACTACGTCAGCACGGCCGCCCTGATGCCGCCGCGCTGGAACGCGGACCGGCTCAACCCGCAGGTGCAGTCGTTCCTGGACGGCTCGGAGGCAGCCGGCTGGACCGGCCTCGGCATCGTCCCGCTGGACTTTCCCGCCACCCGGTCGGGCCTGGTGGAGTCGCTGATCCGGCACAATCCAGGGGTCTGA
- a CDS encoding helix-turn-helix transcriptional regulator yields the protein MLSVRFTPEDLLGVTFATGPAPLMELVLVAAMAQREVSPVFGRWQRTVRAGFPREARRLLELVPPTATGPMFLDPVSRGLEDGLDAVLSAPTDTVRGELDRVCRTSRPVTPWLRGLADRDTAVWQELEQSLRSAYTGLVAPSWSRIRSGFDAERAWRTRQLAEHGMRATLAGLTPGGRWHGTTLVLDCAKEAEVTLTGHGLVLLPSAVWDGPPLMAVHDDAPSVFIYPALTPLPLLGARDGEDHPLNALLGRTRAAALGLLTQQLTTTDIARELDISKSSASEHAKALRDARLIVTQREGKAVWHSCTPLGLDLLTGSA from the coding sequence ATGCTCAGTGTGCGATTCACGCCCGAGGACCTGTTGGGGGTGACGTTCGCGACCGGGCCTGCGCCGCTGATGGAGCTGGTCCTGGTGGCCGCGATGGCTCAGCGGGAGGTCTCGCCGGTCTTCGGACGGTGGCAGCGCACGGTCCGGGCGGGCTTTCCGCGCGAGGCGCGCAGGCTGCTGGAGCTGGTGCCGCCGACGGCGACGGGGCCGATGTTCCTCGATCCGGTGAGCCGAGGACTGGAGGACGGCCTGGACGCGGTTCTGTCGGCCCCCACGGACACCGTCCGTGGCGAACTGGACAGGGTCTGCCGGACGAGCCGTCCGGTCACCCCGTGGCTTCGCGGGCTGGCGGACCGGGACACGGCCGTCTGGCAGGAGCTGGAGCAGTCGCTCCGGTCGGCGTACACGGGCCTCGTGGCCCCGTCCTGGAGCCGTATCCGGTCGGGCTTCGACGCCGAGCGCGCCTGGCGTACCCGGCAGCTCGCCGAACACGGGATGCGCGCGACGCTGGCCGGTCTCACCCCTGGTGGCCGCTGGCACGGGACGACCCTGGTCCTCGACTGCGCCAAGGAGGCCGAGGTCACCCTGACCGGACATGGCCTGGTGCTGCTGCCGTCCGCCGTGTGGGACGGCCCGCCCCTGATGGCTGTGCACGACGACGCCCCGAGCGTCTTCATCTACCCGGCGCTGACACCGCTGCCGCTGCTGGGCGCCCGCGACGGCGAGGACCATCCGCTGAACGCCCTGCTGGGACGGACCAGGGCCGCGGCTCTCGGCCTGCTCACCCAACAGCTCACCACCACGGACATCGCCCGGGAACTGGACATCAGCAAGTCGTCGGCCTCCGAACACGCGAAGGCGCTCCGGGACGCACGACTCATCGTCACCCAGCGCGAGGGCAAGGCGGTCTGGCACTCCTGCACCCCGCTGGGGCTGGACCTGCTCACGGGTTCGGCCTGA
- a CDS encoding GNAT family N-acetyltransferase, which produces MTITYEWCGDFDNASLNALHAEGFGHPVAGTDWRAQLERHSLGWVCAWEDGGLIGFVNVVWDGGAHAFLLDTVVAGHGRGRGVGAALVAKGAEEARAARCEWLHVDFEAHLRPFYLDACGFEETAAGLIAL; this is translated from the coding sequence GTGACCATCACGTACGAGTGGTGCGGCGACTTCGACAACGCCTCCCTCAACGCACTGCACGCCGAGGGCTTCGGTCACCCGGTCGCCGGGACCGACTGGCGGGCACAACTTGAGCGGCACAGCCTGGGCTGGGTCTGCGCGTGGGAGGACGGCGGCCTGATCGGGTTCGTCAACGTCGTCTGGGACGGCGGGGCCCATGCCTTCCTCCTGGACACGGTCGTCGCCGGGCACGGCCGGGGGAGAGGGGTCGGCGCCGCGCTCGTGGCGAAGGGCGCCGAGGAAGCCCGTGCCGCGCGGTGCGAGTGGCTGCACGTCGACTTCGAGGCGCACCTGCGTCCGTTCTACCTCGATGCCTGCGGCTTCGAGGAGACGGCGGCCGGGTTGATCGCCCTCTGA